One Methylobacterium sp. AMS5 genomic region harbors:
- a CDS encoding pyruvate dehydrogenase complex E1 component subunit beta, producing the protein MATDILMPALSPTMEEGKLAKWLKKEGDPVKAGDILAEIETDKATMEVEAIDEGVLAKILVADGTENVAVNTPIAIIAEEGEDVAAAAASGGKGKPDGASGGSPAPTPDMQAEGMADKSAATAKTDDDAQKAPASPAIITNKAPDPVMEEFPADSPMKTTTVREALRDAMAEEMRKDDKVLVMGEEVAEYQGAYKITQGLLQEFGARRVVDTPITEHGFAGIGVGAAFMGLKPIVEFMTFNFAMQAIDHIINSAAKTLYMSGGQLGCPIVFRGPNGAAARVGAQHSHDYAAWYSNVPGLKVIAPYTASDAKGLLKAAIRDPNPVIFLENEILYGQSFPVPEIEDFVLPIGKARIHRPGKDVTIVSFSIGMTYALKAAQALAEEGIEAEVIDLRTIRPMDSATVVESVKKTGRCVCVEEGFPQSGVGAEIVARLMVDAFDYLDAPVLRVTGKDVPMPYAANLEKLALPSVAEVIEAVKSVCYK; encoded by the coding sequence ATGGCGACCGACATCCTGATGCCCGCCCTCTCTCCGACCATGGAGGAGGGAAAGCTCGCCAAATGGCTGAAAAAGGAGGGCGATCCGGTCAAGGCCGGCGACATCCTGGCCGAGATCGAAACCGATAAGGCGACGATGGAGGTCGAGGCGATCGACGAGGGTGTCCTCGCCAAGATCCTCGTTGCGGACGGCACCGAGAACGTCGCCGTCAACACGCCGATCGCCATCATCGCCGAAGAGGGCGAGGACGTGGCAGCGGCGGCCGCGAGCGGCGGCAAGGGCAAGCCCGACGGTGCCTCCGGCGGTTCGCCCGCTCCGACCCCCGATATGCAGGCCGAAGGCATGGCCGACAAGTCGGCCGCCACCGCCAAGACCGACGACGACGCGCAGAAGGCTCCGGCCTCGCCCGCCATCATCACCAACAAGGCGCCGGACCCGGTGATGGAGGAGTTCCCGGCCGACTCGCCGATGAAGACCACGACCGTGCGCGAAGCCCTGCGCGACGCCATGGCCGAGGAGATGCGCAAGGACGACAAGGTCCTGGTGATGGGTGAGGAGGTCGCCGAGTACCAGGGCGCCTACAAGATCACGCAAGGCTTGCTTCAGGAATTCGGCGCGCGCCGCGTGGTCGATACCCCGATCACCGAGCACGGCTTTGCCGGCATCGGCGTCGGTGCGGCCTTCATGGGCCTCAAGCCCATCGTCGAGTTCATGACCTTCAACTTCGCCATGCAGGCGATCGATCACATCATCAACTCGGCGGCCAAGACGCTCTACATGTCCGGCGGCCAGCTCGGTTGCCCGATCGTGTTCCGCGGCCCCAACGGCGCGGCTGCCCGCGTCGGTGCCCAGCACAGCCACGACTACGCCGCGTGGTACTCGAACGTACCGGGCCTCAAGGTGATCGCGCCCTACACCGCCTCCGACGCCAAGGGCCTGCTCAAGGCGGCGATCCGCGACCCCAACCCGGTGATCTTCCTCGAGAATGAGATTCTCTACGGCCAGTCGTTCCCGGTGCCGGAGATCGAGGATTTCGTCCTGCCGATCGGCAAGGCGCGCATCCACCGCCCCGGCAAGGACGTCACCATCGTTTCTTTCTCGATCGGCATGACCTACGCGCTCAAGGCGGCCCAGGCGCTGGCCGAGGAAGGCATCGAGGCGGAGGTGATCGATCTTCGCACGATCCGCCCGATGGACAGTGCCACGGTGGTCGAATCGGTCAAGAAGACCGGCCGCTGCGTCTGCGTGGAAGAGGGCTTCCCGCAATCGGGCGTCGGCGCCGAGATCGTCGCCCGCCTGATGGTCGATGCCTTCGACTATCTCGATGCGCCCGTCCTGCGGGTCACCGGGAAAGACGTACCGATGCCCTACGCGGCCAACCTTGAGAAACTGGCTCTGCCGAGCGTGGCGGAAGTCATCGAGGCGGTCAAAAGCGTCTGCTACAAATAA
- a CDS encoding DUF5076 domain-containing protein, which translates to MSETFEELEIPPDALEQGGIEIVRASIVDGAVSVALRRAFEDPATWGRLLIDLARQAARAYAKETDISEEEAFERIRAGWEAESLDPNNALN; encoded by the coding sequence ATGTCGGAAACGTTCGAAGAACTCGAGATCCCGCCCGACGCCCTGGAACAGGGCGGGATCGAGATCGTGCGCGCTTCCATCGTCGATGGTGCGGTGAGCGTAGCGCTCCGGCGGGCCTTCGAGGACCCGGCGACGTGGGGCCGCCTGCTCATCGACCTCGCGCGGCAAGCGGCTCGCGCCTACGCGAAGGAAACGGACATCTCGGAGGAGGAAGCCTTCGAGCGCATCCGTGCCGGGTGGGAGGCCGAAAGCCTCGATCCCAACAACGCCCTCAACTGA
- a CDS encoding pyruvate dehydrogenase complex dihydrolipoamide acetyltransferase, with product MPINVLMPALSPTMEKGNLAKWLKKEGDAIKSGDVIAEIETDKATMEVEAVDEGVLAKILVAEGTADVPVNELIALIAEEGEDPGSVQAPKGGAEAKTAPVEPKGTPDQNAAPDGAHASYARVDQAPEGAKPNGAAQPAGSGDRVFASPLARRIAKQEGVDLSAVKGSGPHGRVIQRDVQAAIEGGTAKAGAAAKPEAKSAPAPEKPAPKAASGGAPAGLSLDQVRGFYEKGSFEEVPLDGMRKTIAKRLTEAMQVAPHFYLTVDCELDALMKLRETLNGSAGKDKDGKPLFKLSVNDFVIKAMGLALTRVPAANAVWAEDRILRFKHAEVGVAVAIDGGLFTPVIRKADQKTLSAISNEMKDFAGRARAKKLKPEEYQGGVTSVSNLGMFGIKHFTAVINPPQSSILAVGAGEKRVVVKDGQPTVAQVMTATLSCDHRVLDGALGAELIAAFKGLIENPMGMLV from the coding sequence ATGCCGATCAACGTCCTGATGCCCGCGCTCTCCCCGACCATGGAGAAGGGCAACCTCGCCAAGTGGCTCAAGAAGGAGGGCGACGCCATCAAGTCCGGCGACGTCATCGCCGAGATCGAGACCGACAAGGCGACCATGGAGGTCGAGGCGGTCGATGAGGGCGTGCTCGCCAAGATCCTCGTAGCCGAAGGCACGGCCGACGTTCCGGTCAACGAGCTGATCGCGCTGATCGCCGAGGAGGGCGAGGATCCGGGCAGTGTCCAGGCTCCGAAGGGTGGGGCCGAGGCGAAGACCGCCCCCGTCGAGCCGAAGGGCACGCCCGACCAGAACGCCGCGCCCGACGGTGCTCACGCTTCCTACGCGCGCGTCGATCAAGCGCCCGAGGGTGCCAAGCCGAACGGCGCCGCGCAGCCGGCGGGCTCCGGCGACCGCGTCTTCGCCTCGCCGCTCGCGCGCCGCATCGCCAAGCAGGAGGGCGTCGATCTTTCGGCGGTGAAGGGCTCGGGTCCGCATGGCCGCGTGATCCAGCGCGACGTGCAGGCGGCGATCGAAGGCGGCACGGCGAAAGCCGGTGCGGCGGCCAAGCCCGAGGCCAAAAGCGCCCCCGCGCCCGAGAAACCCGCGCCGAAGGCGGCCTCCGGCGGCGCACCGGCCGGGCTCAGCCTCGATCAGGTCAGGGGCTTCTACGAGAAGGGCAGCTTCGAGGAAGTGCCGCTCGACGGTATGCGCAAGACCATCGCCAAGCGCCTCACCGAGGCGATGCAGGTCGCGCCGCACTTCTACCTCACCGTCGATTGCGAACTCGATGCGCTGATGAAGCTGCGCGAGACGCTCAACGGCTCGGCCGGCAAGGACAAGGACGGCAAGCCGCTGTTCAAGCTTTCGGTGAACGACTTCGTCATCAAGGCGATGGGCCTCGCGCTCACCCGCGTTCCCGCCGCCAACGCCGTCTGGGCGGAAGACCGTATCCTGCGCTTCAAGCACGCCGAGGTCGGCGTCGCGGTGGCGATCGATGGCGGCCTGTTCACCCCGGTGATCCGCAAGGCCGACCAGAAGACGCTCTCCGCCATCTCCAATGAGATGAAGGATTTCGCAGGCCGCGCGCGCGCCAAGAAGCTGAAGCCGGAAGAGTACCAGGGCGGCGTCACCTCGGTGTCGAACCTCGGCATGTTCGGCATCAAGCACTTCACGGCGGTGATCAACCCGCCGCAATCGAGCATCCTCGCGGTCGGCGCAGGTGAGAAGCGCGTCGTCGTGAAGGATGGGCAGCCGACCGTTGCCCAGGTGATGACGGCGACCCTCTCCTGCGACCACCGCGTCCTCGACGGCGCGCTCGGTGCCGAGCTGATCGCGGCCTTCAAGGGGCTGATCGAGAACCCGATGGGGATGCTCGTCTAA
- the lpdA gene encoding dihydrolipoyl dehydrogenase, translated as MSETYDVLIIGAGPGGYVTAIRSAQLGFKTAVIDREHLGGICLNWGCIPTKALLRSAEIYHYMQHASDYGLSAKEVSFDAAAIVKRSRGVSGRLNGGVGMLLKKNKVDVIWGEASIDSAAKGNEPGKVTVKETKRAEPPKGAKGAGTYSAKHIIVATGARPRVLPGIEPDKKQIWTYYEAMVPEKMPKSLLVMGSGAIGIEFASFYRTMGADVTVIELLPQILPVEDAEIAGLARKRFEKQGIKILTSAKVTKVEKGADSVTATVEDDKGKTQQLTAEKLISAVGVVGNIENLGLEKIGVKIERGVVVTDGLGRTNVPGVYAIGDVAGPPMLAHKAEHEGVICIETIKGLHTHPMDKAKIPGCTYCHPQIASVGVTEGKAKELGLSIKVGRFPFAGNGKAIALGEPDGLIKTIFDAKSGQLLGAHMIGAEVTELIQGYVVAMTLESTEEELMHTVFPHPTLSEMMHESVLDAYGRVIHT; from the coding sequence ATGTCCGAAACCTATGACGTCCTCATCATCGGCGCGGGGCCCGGCGGCTACGTGACCGCAATCCGCTCGGCACAGCTCGGTTTCAAGACCGCCGTGATCGACCGCGAACATCTCGGCGGCATCTGCCTGAACTGGGGCTGCATTCCCACCAAGGCCCTGCTGCGCTCGGCCGAGATCTACCACTACATGCAGCACGCCTCCGATTACGGTCTCTCCGCCAAGGAGGTCAGCTTCGACGCGGCGGCGATCGTCAAGCGCTCGCGCGGGGTATCGGGCCGGCTCAACGGCGGCGTCGGCATGCTGCTCAAGAAGAACAAGGTCGATGTGATCTGGGGCGAGGCCTCGATCGACTCGGCGGCCAAGGGCAACGAGCCCGGCAAGGTCACGGTCAAGGAGACCAAGCGCGCCGAACCGCCGAAGGGCGCCAAGGGTGCGGGCACCTACTCGGCCAAGCACATCATTGTCGCGACCGGCGCCCGCCCGCGCGTACTGCCCGGCATCGAGCCCGACAAGAAGCAGATCTGGACCTATTACGAGGCGATGGTCCCGGAGAAGATGCCCAAGAGCCTGCTGGTGATGGGCTCCGGCGCGATCGGCATCGAGTTCGCCTCGTTCTACCGCACGATGGGCGCCGACGTGACGGTCATCGAGCTGCTGCCGCAGATCCTTCCGGTGGAGGATGCGGAGATCGCCGGTCTCGCCCGCAAGCGTTTCGAGAAGCAGGGCATCAAGATTCTCACCAGCGCCAAGGTGACGAAGGTCGAGAAGGGCGCCGACTCGGTCACCGCCACGGTCGAGGACGACAAGGGCAAGACGCAGCAGCTCACCGCAGAGAAGTTGATCTCGGCCGTCGGCGTCGTCGGCAATATCGAGAATCTGGGTCTTGAGAAGATCGGGGTGAAGATCGAGCGCGGTGTCGTCGTGACCGACGGGCTCGGACGCACCAACGTGCCGGGCGTCTACGCCATCGGCGATGTGGCCGGCCCGCCGATGCTTGCCCATAAGGCCGAGCACGAGGGTGTCATCTGCATCGAGACCATCAAGGGCCTGCATACCCATCCGATGGACAAGGCCAAGATTCCGGGCTGCACCTATTGCCATCCGCAGATCGCCAGCGTCGGCGTCACCGAGGGGAAGGCGAAGGAACTTGGTCTCTCGATCAAGGTCGGCCGCTTCCCCTTCGCGGGCAACGGCAAAGCGATCGCGCTCGGCGAGCCGGACGGTCTCATCAAGACGATCTTCGACGCCAAGTCCGGACAGTTGCTCGGCGCCCACATGATCGGTGCCGAAGTCACCGAGCTGATCCAGGGCTACGTCGTCGCGATGACCCTGGAATCGACCGAGGAAGAGCTGATGCACACGGTCTTCCCGCATCCGACGCTCTCCGAGATGATGCACGAGAGCGTGCTCGATGCGTATGGTCGCGTGATCCACACCTGA